A region of Anoplopoma fimbria isolate UVic2021 breed Golden Eagle Sablefish chromosome 24, Afim_UVic_2022, whole genome shotgun sequence DNA encodes the following proteins:
- the mogat3b gene encoding 2-acylglycerol O-acyltransferase 3b, translated as MTKEKTQWKEFLEVVSTLQWILSFLFLGVASIILMVCLMFTSWWPLSTLYFIWLVMDWQTPERGGRKTTFVRRWRVWDHLRDFFPIKLVKTAELNPNKNYILGCHPHGIMSIGALLCFSSESCGFTKVFPGVRASLAVLAGLFRIPVLRDYLMCAGLFPVSKPSLAHLLSKRGKGNAVVIVIGGAAESLASSPGVNAVVMKQRKGFVRVALEFGADLVPVYSFGENELFRQVVFSEGSLGRRLQDLFKKIMGFAPCLFVGERLVFLPYKTPITTVVGSPISVPKCITPTEEEVNHYHRLYMEGLSKLFQEHKVSCGLSESHTLQII; from the exons ATGACTAAAGAAAAAACTCAGTGGAAGGAATTCCTAGAGGTAGTGAGTACTCTGCAATGGATACTATCCTTTCTCTTCTTAG GAGTGGCATCTATTATCTTGATGGTGTGCCTTATGTTTACCTCATGGTGGCCACTCTCCACTCTGTACTTCATATGGCTGGTGATGGATTGGCAAACTCCTGAAAGAG GAGgcaggaaaacaacatttgtgaggaggtggagggtcTGGGACCACCTCAGAGATTTTTTCCCAATCAAA CTGGTGAAGACAGCTGAGCTGAATCCAAACAAAAACTACATCTTAGGTTGTCATCCACATGGTATCATGAGTATTGGAGCCCTTCTCTGCTTCAGCTCAGAAAGCTGTGGCTTCACCAAGGTCTTTCCTGGGGTGAGAGCCTCCCTGGCAGTACTGGCAGGACTTTTCCGGATACCAGTCTTAAGGGACTACTTAATGTGTGCAG GTCTTTTTCCGGTCAGCAAACCAAGCCTTGCCCACCTTCTCTCAAAGAGAGGCAAGGGAAATGCAGTGGTGATTGTGATAGGGGGCGCTGCTGAGTCTCTGGCATCCTCTCCTGGAGTCAACGCAGTGGTAATGAAGCAGAGAAAGGGATTTGTCAGGGTGGCTCTTGAGTTTGG GGCTGATCTGGTGCCTGTTTACTCATTTGGGGAGAATGAGCTCTTCCGGCAGGTGGTTTTCTCAGAAGGCAGTCTAGGTCGGAGGTTACAGGACCTGTTTAAAAAGATTATGGGTTTCGCCCCGTGTCTGTTTGTTGGTGAGCGCCTGGTATTCCTGCCCTACAAGACTCCAATCACCACTGTTG TGGGAAGTCCAATCTCAGTGCCAAAGTGCATCACACCTACTGAGGAGGAGGTCAACCACTATCACAGGCTTTACATGGAGGGCCTGTCCAAGTTATTCCAGGAACACAAGGTCAGCTGTGGACTTTCTGAAAGTCACACGCTTCAGATCATTTAG